Within Oscillatoria salina IIICB1, the genomic segment GAGAACTCCTCGAATCACTAACGCATGGTACGGATTCACTTGCACAACCAGTATACAAGCAGTCAAGGGCAGCAAAGCAGTTATGATGATGTTGATCGAGTTATCGTTCATTCTTGCCCCCACTGCTGGAACAGTAAGCTAAGACATACCCCAGAACTGTATTCCAAATCGCCAGAGTAATAATCGCCAGAACTAACAACGGCCACTCACGGGGAATCTTCAACAGCAACCCGAAAACAATAATCATCGAACCCAACGTATCCGCCACCGAAAGACTGTGCAGCTTAAATAATACCGAGCGATCGCCAACCAAGGGAAAAGTTCCCCAAAACCAGAAAAAGATGCCAATGCCCATACACAGATAACTTAATCCGTCAATCATAATTCATTCAATCGCCTAATTATGTGTGCCAGCAACATTAATCCCGCATTTCCCACACTGAGGATGATGACTCCGACAACGCCAATCGTCCAATCGTCGCGCAAGACAGAAACCACTAAAATCGCGATCGATGTTTTG encodes:
- a CDS encoding monovalent cation/H(+) antiporter subunit G codes for the protein MIDGLSYLCMGIGIFFWFWGTFPLVGDRSVLFKLHSLSVADTLGSMIIVFGLLLKIPREWPLLVLAIITLAIWNTVLGYVLAYCSSSGGKNER